The Latilactobacillus sakei subsp. sakei DSM 20017 = JCM 1157 genome includes a window with the following:
- a CDS encoding ABC transporter ATP-binding protein: MTNTVLSVDQLTQVVPIGQSDQTTTILKNISFKVQKGELVSIVGPSGSGKSTLLYSISGITRPTSGTVTIAGVNPYQLKPNQLAAFRRQIIGFIFQQYNLIQSLPVFENIVIQQRLSHQQPKRSEIEQLLTKLNFAGQIDGAVETLSGGEQQKVAIARTILTDCDVLFADEPTGALDSVSKSIIFTYFKEMVAKGKTVIMVTHDIELASQTDRAIVLKDGQVQQIVPEPSLEAIYAALDKVV, encoded by the coding sequence ATGACAAATACAGTACTTTCAGTTGATCAGTTAACACAGGTGGTACCAATTGGGCAGTCTGACCAAACGACAACCATATTGAAAAATATTTCGTTTAAGGTCCAAAAAGGAGAATTGGTGAGCATTGTGGGACCCTCTGGATCCGGTAAGAGTACGCTATTATACAGTATTTCTGGGATTACGAGGCCAACAAGCGGCACCGTGACAATTGCAGGGGTTAATCCGTATCAATTGAAACCTAATCAATTAGCGGCTTTTCGTAGACAGATAATTGGCTTCATCTTTCAACAATATAATTTAATTCAGTCACTTCCTGTGTTTGAAAATATCGTTATACAGCAACGACTGAGTCATCAGCAACCGAAACGTTCTGAGATTGAACAATTACTGACAAAATTGAACTTTGCAGGTCAAATCGATGGTGCAGTTGAGACCTTATCAGGTGGTGAGCAACAAAAAGTCGCGATTGCCCGCACGATTCTAACTGATTGTGATGTGCTGTTTGCTGATGAACCAACGGGTGCGCTAGATTCGGTATCCAAATCGATTATTTTTACATATTTCAAAGAGATGGTTGCCAAAGGTAAAACGGTGATTATGGTGACCCACGATATTGAGTTGGCTAGTCAGACAGATCGTGCGATTGTATTAAAAGACGGTCAGGTTCAACAAATTGTGCCTGAACCGTCACTTGAGGCAATCTATGCAGCCTTGGATAAGGTGGTGTAA